In Primulina eburnea isolate SZY01 chromosome 14, ASM2296580v1, whole genome shotgun sequence, the following proteins share a genomic window:
- the LOC140811529 gene encoding uncharacterized protein isoform X1, whose product MELLHLLISILSTTFTSLTLSLLLPFRYLLRRVSDPRVTADPVNVILYQGTVWHERRRPVHHSFRYPVRYALFDLDGASHAPTNNLSADEARRVANTNGPVFLLTIPPSVGYERTPLSLYYCYDFEASKKTLRKCIAEVTNTPWGERASFLFNPSSDLVAKSLHVSPFMDMLGNWSMKTNDPGYNFHVVISVHHTKLGNYFTASLTAKRVTPFMSGDNTGFFWLMPHEVA is encoded by the exons ATGGAGCTGCTTCACCTGCTGATTTCCATTCTCTCCACCACTTTCACTTCTCTTACCCTTTCACTGCTCCTCCCCTTCCGCTATCTTCTCCGCCGCGTTTCCGACCCACGCGTCACCGCAGATCCTGTCAATGTCATCCTCTACCAAGGCACAGTCTGGCACGAGCGCCGCCGGCCTGTGCACCACTCTTTCCGCTACCCGGTTCGCTATGCTCTCTTTGACCTCGACGGTGCCTCCCACGCGCCGACTAACAATCTTTCCGCTGATGAAGCCCGCCGTGTCGCCAACACCAACGGACCAGT TTTTCTGTTGACAATACCTCCTAGCGTGGGATATGAACGAACCCCATTGAGTTTGTACTATTGTTACGATTTCGAAGCCTCCAAGAAGACTCTGAGGAAATGCATTGCCGAG GTTACTAATACACCATGGGGTGAAAGAGCATCATTTTTGTTCAATCCGAGCTCGGACTTGGTGGCAAAATCTCTTCATGTCAGCCCTTTCATG GATATGCTTGGGAACTGGAGCATGAAAACAAATGACCCCGGCTACAATTTCCATGTAGTAATTTCAGTACATCACACCAAGCTCGGCAACTACTTCACTGCCTCGTTGACGGCCAAGAGAGTGACCCCCTTTATGTCCGGGGATAATACTGGTTTTTTCTGGCTGATGCCCCATGAAGTTGCATAA
- the LOC140812084 gene encoding uncharacterized protein yields the protein MAETVGDTSQETEKVEDGKYEEKSEENRDENGNLETDSSVICGLNIVVILSYLSLSAEESSNFEEINVREMGNCDHKLKHGVSRSNVVSRKRESNEFRSVVGKQTWKDHTKIRDCRHCRRL from the exons ATGGCGGAAACAGTGGGGGATACATCCCAGGAAACAGAAAAGGTTGAAGATGGAAAATATGAAGAAAAGAGTGAAGAGAACAGGGATGAAAATGGGAATCTTGAGACGGATTCATCTGTTATCTGTGGGCTTAATATTGTTGTGATCCTTTCGTATCTGTCATTATCCGCAGAAGAAAGCTCCAATTTCGAGGAAATTAATGTAAGGGAGATGGGAAATTGCGACCATAAATTGAAGCACGGTGTGAGTAGATCGAATGTTGTTTCGAGAAAGCGAGAATCTAATGAATTTCGAAGCGTTGTTGGAAAACAAACATGGAAGGATCACACGAAGATAAGAGACTGCAG ACACTGCAGAAGATTGTGA
- the LOC140811529 gene encoding uncharacterized protein isoform X2, with protein MELLHLLISILSTTFTSLTLSLLLPFRYLLRRVSDPRVTADPVNVILYQGTVWHERRRPVHHSFRYPVRYALFDLDGASHAPTNNLSADEARRVANTNGPVFLLTIPPSVGYERTPLSLYYCYDFEASKKTLRKCIAEVTNTPWGERASFLFNPSSDLVAKSLHVSPFMFLCYIFHLVYMLLVTTTGYAWELEHENK; from the exons ATGGAGCTGCTTCACCTGCTGATTTCCATTCTCTCCACCACTTTCACTTCTCTTACCCTTTCACTGCTCCTCCCCTTCCGCTATCTTCTCCGCCGCGTTTCCGACCCACGCGTCACCGCAGATCCTGTCAATGTCATCCTCTACCAAGGCACAGTCTGGCACGAGCGCCGCCGGCCTGTGCACCACTCTTTCCGCTACCCGGTTCGCTATGCTCTCTTTGACCTCGACGGTGCCTCCCACGCGCCGACTAACAATCTTTCCGCTGATGAAGCCCGCCGTGTCGCCAACACCAACGGACCAGT TTTTCTGTTGACAATACCTCCTAGCGTGGGATATGAACGAACCCCATTGAGTTTGTACTATTGTTACGATTTCGAAGCCTCCAAGAAGACTCTGAGGAAATGCATTGCCGAG GTTACTAATACACCATGGGGTGAAAGAGCATCATTTTTGTTCAATCCGAGCTCGGACTTGGTGGCAAAATCTCTTCATGTCAGCCCTTTCATG TTTCTTTGTTACATATTTCATCTTGTGTACATGTTACTGGTAACTACAACAGGATATGCTTGGGAACTGGAGCATGAAAACAAATGA
- the LOC140811689 gene encoding mitochondrial adenine nucleotide transporter ADNT1-like, with amino-acid sequence MASEDVKTSESAVTKIVNLAEEAKLAKEDIKPTKYQVYSICKSLVAGGVAGGVSRTAVAPLERLKILLQVQNPHSIKYRGTVQGLKYIWRTEGFRGMFKGNGTNCARIVPNSAVKFFSYEQASKGILYMYQQQTGNEDAELTPLLRLGAGACAGIIAMSATYPMDMVRGRITVQTEKSPYQYRGMFHALSTVLREEGFRALYKGWLPSVIGVVPYVGLNFAVYESLKDWLIKSKSLGLVEDNELGIVTRLACGAAAGTVGQTVAYPLDVIRRRMQMVGWHNASSIVTGDGRSRTSLEYTGMLDAFRKTVRHEGFRALYRGLIPNSVKVVPSIAIAFVTYEQVKELLGVEIRISD; translated from the exons ATGGCATCAGAGGACGTGAAGACGAGCGAATCGGCGGTGACAAAGATTGTGAATTTGGCGGAGGAGGCGAAGCTCGCCAAGGAAGATATAAAGCCTACCAAGTATCAAGTTTATAGTATTTGCAAATCTCTCGTTGCCGGCGGTGTTGCAGGAGGCGT GTCGCGGACTGCTGTAGCTCCATTGGAACGACTGAAAATTTTGCTCCAG GTTCAGAATCCACACAGCATAAAATACCGTGGAACTGTTCAAGGCTTGAAATATATATGGAGAACTGAGGGTTTTCGAGGAATGTTCAAAGGCAATGGCACTAATTGTGCCAGGATCGTCCCAAACTCGGCAGTAAAGTTCTTCAGCTACGAGCAAGCATCAAA GGGTATATTATATATGTATCAGCAACAAACTGGAAATG AGGACGCTGAATTGACTCCTTTATTACGGCTGGGAGCGGGGGCTTGTGCTGGAATCATTGCCATGTCTGCGACCTACCCAATGGACATGGTTCGAGGCAGGATTACTGTTCAG ACCGAGAAATCGCCTTATCAGTACAGAGGCATGTTTCATGCTTTATCTACTGTGCTTCGTGAGGAAGGTTTCCGTGCTTTATACAAGGGTTGGCTTCCTTCTGTCATTGGTGTA GTTCCTTATGTGGGTCTTAACTTTGCTGTGTATGAATCTCTGAAAGATTGGTTGATTAAATCTAAATCCCTTGGGCTTGTGGAAGATAATGAATTGGGCATTGTAACTAGGCTCGCTTGTGGTGCTGCGGCTGGGACTGTTGGACAAACCGTTGCTTACCCACTAGATGTGATTCGTAGACGAATGCAGATGGTGGGATGGCATaatgcttcttcaattgttacTGGTGATGGGAGAAGCAGAACCTCTCTTGAATATACTGGCATGCTTGATGCTTTCAGGAAAACTGTGAGGCACGAGGGTTTCAGAGCATTATACCGGGGTTTGATCCCCAATTCGGTGAAG GTTGTCCCTTCAATAGCCATTGCCTTTGTGACGTACGAACAAGTGAAGGAACTTCTTGGGGTAGAGATTAGAATATCTGACTGA
- the LOC140812918 gene encoding CMP-sialic acid transporter 1-like isoform X2 — MTTEWKSVRLYPIPSIIYLIHNNVQFATLTYVDTSTYQIMGNLKIVTTGILFRLFLKRKLSNLQWMAIGLLAIGTTTSQVKSCGEASCDSLFSSPIQGYMLGLVSACLSALAGVYTEFLMKKNNDSLYWQNIQLYTFGAIFNMARLVLDDFRSGFENGPWWQHLFHGYNLTTWLVVLNLGSTGLLVSWLMKYADNIVKVYSTSMAMLLTMVLSVFLFNFKPTIQLYLGIIICMMSLHMYFAPPNMLVDLPLTTKPPPQSVLEVSVDRSTDS; from the exons ATGACAACAGAATGGAAGAGTGTCCGTTTATACCCTATTCCATCAATTATATACCTGATTCACAATAATGTTCAGTTTGCTACATTGACTTATGTCGATACCTCCACATATCAAATAATGGGCAATTTAAAGATTGTGACTACCGGAATTCTATTCAG GCTGTTTTTGAAGAGGAAGCTCTCTAATTTGCAGTGGATGGCGATTGGCCTATTGGCTATTGGAACGACCACAAGTCAG GTAAAGAGCTGTGGGGAAGCTTCTTGTGACTCGCTTTTTTCGTCACCGATTCAGGGCTATATGTTGGGCCTAGTATCTGCTTGCCTTTCAGCATTGGCTGGCGTCTATACAGAATTTTTGATGAAGAAGAACAACGATAGCTTATACTGGCAAAATATTCAACTATATAC ATTTGGTGCGATATTCAACATGGCACGGCTCGTCTTGGATGATTTCAGAAGTGGATTTGAGAATGGACCATGGTGGCAACACCTTTTCCATGGATACAACCTCACAACTTGGTTGGTGGTTTTAAATCTGGGTTCCACTGGGCTGTTAGTTTCGTGGTTAATGAAGTATGCAGACAATATCGTGAAG GTGTATTCTACGTCCATGGCCATGTTGTTAACTATGGTACTATCTGTGTTCCTTTTCAACTTCAAGCCAACAATTCAG CTATATCTGGGAATTATAATTTGCATGATGTCATTGCACATGTATTTCGCTCCTCCGAACATGCTCGTTGATTTGCCTTTGACGACAAAACCACCACCTCAAAGTGTACTCGAAGTTTCTGTTGACCGTTCTACGGATTCCTGA
- the LOC140811530 gene encoding uncharacterized protein, whose translation MEVVMSSNDLQILTDKSRDLFGKISEIIDEDGFSFCCHCSNQGRYCVVANNTLDEREKQHMIAIRDCIHDFHTILVSLQARKSSEKRQRDEALSRLEESRIHLTDRINRCSERERKLEVLEELITFLENCNFEGEIIEDKTDEKIVNGVSSFLGNATKFAFEFVVAFAGIYSTIQFYNNRHHRKQVAAAPVESRTIGKLKRSANDNLNIHLDVLRGRG comes from the exons ATGGAGGTTGTCATGAGCAGCAATGACCTGCAAATCCTGACTGATAAAAGTAGGGATTTGTTTGGCAAAATCAGCGAGATTATTGATGAAGATGGGTTTAGTTTCTGCTGCCATTGCTCGAACCAAGGCCGGTATTGCGTGGTGGCAAACAACACCTTGGATGAGAGGGAGAAGCAGCATATGATTGCTATCAGGGATTGTATCCACGATTTTCATACTATTCTTGTCTCTTTACAG GCACGAAAGTCGAGCGAAAAGAGACAAAGAGATGAAGCTCTGTCCCGTCTGGAAGAAAGTAGAATACATCTGACAGACAGAATAAACCGATGCTCGGAGAGGGAGAGGAAGCTCGAGGTTCTCGAAGAGCTGATCACATTTCTTGAAAATTGTAATTTCGAAGGGGAAATAATAGAGGACAAAACTGATGAGAAAATTGTGAATGGGGTCTCGAGTTTTCTTGGTAATGCAACCAAATTTGCATTCGAATTCGTCGTTGCGTTCGCAGGTATTTATTCGACAATTCAATTCTATAATAACAGACATCATCGGAAACAGGTGGCTGCGGCTCCAGTAGAATCAAGAACAATAGGAAAACTCAAACGGTCTGCAAATGACAACTTGAATATACATTTAGATGTGTTACGTGGCAGAGgttga
- the LOC140812918 gene encoding CMP-sialic acid transporter 1-like isoform X1 — protein MQWYVVASILTILTSSQGILTTLSQSNGGYKYDYATVPFLAEVFKLIVSSVLLWRECQRSPPPKMTTEWKSVRLYPIPSIIYLIHNNVQFATLTYVDTSTYQIMGNLKIVTTGILFRLFLKRKLSNLQWMAIGLLAIGTTTSQVKSCGEASCDSLFSSPIQGYMLGLVSACLSALAGVYTEFLMKKNNDSLYWQNIQLYTFGAIFNMARLVLDDFRSGFENGPWWQHLFHGYNLTTWLVVLNLGSTGLLVSWLMKYADNIVKVYSTSMAMLLTMVLSVFLFNFKPTIQLYLGIIICMMSLHMYFAPPNMLVDLPLTTKPPPQSVLEVSVDRSTDS, from the exons ATGCAGTGGTACGTCGTCGCTTCGATTCTTACGATTCTTACAAGTTCTCAG GGAATATTGACGACATTATCACAGAGTAATGGGGGATATAAATATGACTATGCCACTGTGCCATTTCTTGCTGAAGTTTTCAAG CTTATTGTATCTAGTGTATTACTGTGGAGGGAATGCCAGAGGTCACCTCCTCCTAAAATGACAACAGAATGGAAGAGTGTCCGTTTATACCCTATTCCATCAATTATATACCTGATTCACAATAATGTTCAGTTTGCTACATTGACTTATGTCGATACCTCCACATATCAAATAATGGGCAATTTAAAGATTGTGACTACCGGAATTCTATTCAG GCTGTTTTTGAAGAGGAAGCTCTCTAATTTGCAGTGGATGGCGATTGGCCTATTGGCTATTGGAACGACCACAAGTCAG GTAAAGAGCTGTGGGGAAGCTTCTTGTGACTCGCTTTTTTCGTCACCGATTCAGGGCTATATGTTGGGCCTAGTATCTGCTTGCCTTTCAGCATTGGCTGGCGTCTATACAGAATTTTTGATGAAGAAGAACAACGATAGCTTATACTGGCAAAATATTCAACTATATAC ATTTGGTGCGATATTCAACATGGCACGGCTCGTCTTGGATGATTTCAGAAGTGGATTTGAGAATGGACCATGGTGGCAACACCTTTTCCATGGATACAACCTCACAACTTGGTTGGTGGTTTTAAATCTGGGTTCCACTGGGCTGTTAGTTTCGTGGTTAATGAAGTATGCAGACAATATCGTGAAG GTGTATTCTACGTCCATGGCCATGTTGTTAACTATGGTACTATCTGTGTTCCTTTTCAACTTCAAGCCAACAATTCAG CTATATCTGGGAATTATAATTTGCATGATGTCATTGCACATGTATTTCGCTCCTCCGAACATGCTCGTTGATTTGCCTTTGACGACAAAACCACCACCTCAAAGTGTACTCGAAGTTTCTGTTGACCGTTCTACGGATTCCTGA